Proteins from a genomic interval of Stenotrophomonas sp. 24(2023):
- a CDS encoding sigma-70 family RNA polymerase sigma factor — translation MPPLSHADAAATATLYTEHQPWLLSSLRQRLRNRADAEDVASETFLRVIARQGLDAIEEPRAYLGTVARNVLTQRWRRRELERVYLEALAHAPPAMAPSAEEQALLLETLHRIAQALDGVSSKARRAFLMSQLDGLTYAQIAATLGVSVSMVRRYMAQGLRQCLMATTD, via the coding sequence ATGCCGCCGCTGTCCCATGCCGACGCTGCCGCCACGGCCACCCTGTACACCGAACACCAGCCCTGGCTGCTCAGCAGCCTGCGCCAGCGCCTGCGCAACCGCGCCGATGCCGAAGACGTGGCCTCGGAAACCTTCCTGCGCGTGATCGCCCGGCAGGGCCTGGATGCCATCGAAGAGCCCCGCGCCTACCTGGGCACCGTGGCCCGCAACGTGCTGACCCAGCGCTGGCGGCGGCGCGAGCTGGAACGTGTCTACCTGGAAGCGCTCGCGCATGCCCCGCCCGCCATGGCCCCCAGCGCCGAGGAACAGGCGTTGCTGCTGGAAACCCTGCACCGCATCGCCCAGGCGCTGGACGGGGTCAGCAGCAAGGCGCGCCGTGCCTTCCTGATGAGCCAGCTGGACGGCCTCACCTACGCGCAGATCGCAGCAACGCTCGGCGTGTCGGTCAGCATGGTGCGGCGCTACATGGCACAGGGGCTGCGCCAGTGCCTGATGGCCACGACGGACTGA
- a CDS encoding DUF4880 domain-containing protein translates to MRGRAMTGGAALDAASEAAVQWLVELRGNPGDADTERALQRWLQADPQHAAAWQRLQRALGQTFDGMQALPPQDAQRSARVDTLLQQLDRRGRRRRQALGGLLSLAGAGLAGAWAGRQLGLLPDMVADLHTATRQRRHWALADGSSVLLDARSSADVQAHDGTTRIVLREGQLIATRPGHAGLLQVRDRHGQIDSDAAGGSLLLRQDRDRSLVVALHHSLRVLAGPHRHALAAGEGAWLDATGIHPADAAQSALAADWRIGVLSVLDTPLSELIQRLRSYHPGLIRISAGAGRLRVSGRYPLDDTAAVLRTLAQTLPIDVQVLSGGWLVRIEQRRD, encoded by the coding sequence GTGCGCGGGCGTGCCATGACCGGCGGTGCCGCACTGGACGCGGCCAGCGAAGCGGCCGTGCAGTGGCTGGTGGAGCTGCGTGGCAATCCCGGCGACGCCGATACCGAGCGCGCCCTGCAGCGCTGGCTGCAGGCCGACCCGCAGCACGCGGCTGCCTGGCAGCGCCTGCAGCGCGCGCTCGGCCAGACCTTCGACGGCATGCAGGCCCTGCCCCCACAGGATGCGCAGCGGAGTGCCCGCGTGGACACCCTGCTGCAGCAGCTGGACCGTCGTGGCCGGCGGCGGCGGCAGGCGCTCGGCGGCCTGCTCTCGCTGGCCGGTGCCGGCCTGGCCGGTGCCTGGGCCGGGCGCCAGCTGGGCCTGCTGCCCGACATGGTGGCCGACCTGCATACCGCCACCCGGCAGCGGCGGCACTGGGCGCTGGCCGATGGCAGCAGCGTGCTGCTGGATGCCCGCTCCTCGGCCGATGTGCAGGCGCACGACGGCACCACCCGCATCGTCCTGCGCGAGGGCCAGCTGATCGCCACGCGCCCGGGCCACGCCGGCCTGCTGCAGGTACGGGACCGGCACGGGCAGATCGACAGCGACGCCGCCGGTGGCAGTCTGCTGCTGCGCCAGGACCGCGACCGCAGCCTGGTGGTCGCTCTGCACCATTCCCTGCGCGTGCTGGCCGGCCCGCATCGCCATGCACTGGCGGCGGGCGAAGGTGCGTGGCTGGACGCCACCGGCATCCACCCGGCCGACGCCGCGCAGAGCGCCCTGGCTGCCGATTGGCGCATCGGCGTGCTCAGCGTGCTCGATACCCCGCTGTCCGAGCTGATCCAGCGCCTGCGCAGCTACCATCCGGGCCTGATCCGCATCAGCGCCGGGGCTGGCCGCCTGCGCGTGTCCGGCCGCTACCCGCTGGATGACACCGCTGCGGTACTGCGGACCCTGGCCCAGACCCTGCCCATCGATGTGCAGGTGCTGTCCGGCGGCTGGCTGGTGCGCATCGAGCAGCGTCGCGACTGA
- a CDS encoding TonB-dependent siderophore receptor, which translates to MFSILRGQRPGHLRALPLCLALALAAPVAAAGAAPAGGAQAFDIPAQPLDASLMRIASQAGIALSVDSTLLRGLQSAPVHGQMDAEAALRAALAPHPLALVRTPGGAYSIARVAAGTATAAAPHARAATARAVQLDTVRVEATSLFGQSRQQDVQTFAGARSVIDSRTLATGAFRSLDDALQRVPGIRILDETGTGVLPQIMLRGLYESRSGRVQVLHDGIPLALAPYGQTSLSLFPVSMNQIDRIDVVRGGAAVQYGPNNVGGVINLISKPIPQQWTTTLSSRITAGGAGRFLRDNAVTTGGYLTDTVGLQLDADWLKGRYGREHSDTDVKNARLRAEWAPSARTLVKADISRYVANMDLAGALSTEDYAAGSRRSTRTLDEFSGRTTRASVTLLQDLGRWGPFDAAQLDWTTFNADSTRNFIVGMRRAATETWSPDLPPQLRQSAPRGFSIFGSEPRLTLRADGERVSHTITAGVRGMREDIDFIVGNTGLDNGVQTLVRDWRFKDRAWAGYVSDAISLFDQRLTVTPGLRWEHLDSAYYNRATGASTDNPIRNLLPGLTAGFRFNPHWYGYVDAQRSLRAPQVTQIIYGNNLDSELAWNYEAGLRFTPSQALQLSAAAYRIDFDNQIELDNTSRAYGNLGRTRHQGVEVEARWQPAALPQVTFNTGYTYLDATLRSGVYRGNTVPYATRNQFNIGASWQGEHGSVAVDGYYYSASWSDKANTVAENAVGSIGRMPGYAVWNARATRELARGPGGNVLTGSLMVNNLFNRRYFFRGIDTSPWGRQPAPATTVSLGLEYSF; encoded by the coding sequence ATGTTTTCGATTCTGCGTGGCCAACGCCCTGGCCACCTGCGCGCCCTGCCGCTGTGCCTGGCCCTGGCGCTGGCCGCCCCTGTTGCCGCGGCAGGCGCCGCACCTGCCGGCGGCGCCCAGGCCTTTGACATTCCTGCCCAGCCGCTGGACGCCAGCCTGATGCGCATCGCCAGCCAGGCCGGTATCGCGCTGTCGGTGGACAGCACGCTGCTGCGCGGCCTGCAGAGCGCGCCGGTGCACGGTCAGATGGATGCCGAAGCCGCACTGCGCGCCGCACTCGCGCCGCATCCGCTGGCGCTGGTGCGCACACCGGGCGGCGCCTACAGCATCGCCCGCGTCGCGGCCGGTACAGCAACGGCGGCCGCGCCCCACGCCCGCGCAGCGACCGCCCGTGCCGTGCAGCTCGATACCGTGCGGGTGGAAGCCACCAGCCTGTTCGGCCAGTCCCGACAGCAGGACGTACAGACCTTTGCCGGCGCACGTTCGGTGATCGATTCGCGCACGCTGGCGACCGGCGCGTTCCGGTCACTGGACGATGCCCTGCAGCGCGTGCCGGGCATCCGCATCCTCGATGAGACCGGCACCGGCGTGCTGCCGCAGATCATGCTGCGTGGCCTGTATGAAAGCCGCAGCGGGCGCGTGCAGGTGCTGCATGACGGCATTCCGCTGGCGCTGGCGCCTTACGGCCAGACCAGCCTGTCGCTGTTCCCGGTCAGCATGAACCAGATCGACCGCATCGACGTGGTGCGCGGTGGCGCGGCGGTGCAGTACGGGCCCAACAACGTGGGCGGTGTGATCAACCTGATCAGCAAGCCGATTCCGCAGCAATGGACCACCACCCTGTCCAGCCGCATCACCGCCGGCGGCGCCGGACGCTTCCTGCGCGACAACGCGGTGACCACCGGCGGCTACCTGACCGACACCGTCGGCCTGCAGCTGGATGCGGACTGGCTGAAGGGCCGGTACGGCCGCGAGCACAGCGATACCGACGTCAAGAACGCGCGCCTGCGCGCGGAGTGGGCGCCGTCGGCCCGCACGCTGGTGAAGGCCGACATCAGCCGCTACGTGGCCAACATGGACCTGGCCGGCGCCCTGTCCACCGAGGACTACGCCGCCGGCAGCCGCCGCTCCACCCGCACGCTGGATGAATTCTCCGGCCGCACCACGCGCGCGTCCGTCACGCTGCTGCAGGACCTGGGCCGCTGGGGCCCGTTCGATGCCGCACAACTGGACTGGACCACGTTCAATGCCGACAGTACGCGCAACTTCATCGTCGGCATGCGCCGCGCGGCCACCGAAACGTGGTCCCCGGACCTGCCGCCGCAGCTGCGCCAGAGCGCCCCCCGCGGCTTCAGCATCTTCGGTTCCGAGCCGCGCCTGACCCTGCGCGCCGACGGTGAACGTGTCAGCCACACCATCACCGCAGGTGTGCGCGGCATGCGCGAGGACATCGATTTCATCGTCGGCAACACCGGCCTGGACAACGGCGTGCAGACCCTCGTGCGCGATTGGCGCTTCAAGGACCGGGCTTGGGCAGGTTACGTAAGTGACGCCATCAGCCTGTTCGACCAGCGGCTGACAGTCACCCCCGGCCTGCGCTGGGAACACCTGGATTCGGCCTATTACAACCGCGCCACCGGGGCCAGCACCGACAACCCGATCCGCAACCTGCTGCCCGGGCTGACCGCGGGTTTCCGCTTCAACCCGCACTGGTATGGCTACGTGGACGCGCAGCGTTCGCTGCGCGCCCCGCAGGTCACCCAGATCATCTACGGCAACAACCTCGATTCGGAGCTGGCCTGGAACTACGAAGCCGGCCTGCGCTTCACCCCCTCGCAGGCACTGCAGCTAAGCGCAGCCGCCTACCGCATCGACTTCGACAACCAGATCGAGCTGGACAATACGTCACGTGCCTACGGCAACCTCGGGCGTACCCGCCACCAGGGCGTGGAAGTGGAGGCCCGCTGGCAACCGGCCGCATTGCCGCAGGTCACCTTCAACACCGGCTATACCTACCTGGACGCCACGCTGCGCAGTGGCGTGTACCGGGGCAACACGGTGCCCTACGCGACACGCAACCAGTTCAACATCGGTGCCAGCTGGCAGGGCGAGCACGGCAGCGTCGCGGTGGATGGCTACTACTACAGCGCGTCCTGGTCGGACAAGGCCAACACCGTGGCCGAGAATGCCGTCGGCTCGATCGGCCGCATGCCCGGCTACGCCGTGTGGAATGCCAGGGCCACCCGCGAGCTGGCCCGTGGCCCGGGCGGCAACGTGCTGACCGGCTCGCTGATGGTCAACAACCTGTTCAACCGCCGGTATTTCTTCCGCGGCATCGATACCAGCCCCTGGGGACGCCAGCCGGCGCCGGCCACCACCGTCAGCCTGGGCCTGGAATACAGTTTCTGA
- a CDS encoding MFS transporter → MPTSSSASPSLLHGRALAFVAILLAAVNLRTAVTSVTPLLDVLGQQFGFGTTMTGVLGMLPTASFALFGVLTPAIARRLGLERTTLLAMGLAALGLLLRSASVGVGSLLFGSVVALAGMGIGNVVVPPLVKRYFANRVGTLSTFYISVLQLGTMTPALLAVPLANSAGWRVSLGVWALLALAAALPWLLLALRAPRPEAATAATDPSLAPHGKVWRTSLGWGMTLMFGMTSLMTYSMFTWLPRIVVEAGGSPAFGGVMVAVFSALGLLPSLLIPSLAVRLQNPFPLVLIGFCAFLVAFAGLHWAPMAAPLLWACLLGVGPSTFPLALTLINLRTRTPTGSAALSGFMQGVGYALSCLGPFLVGWLHTVSAGWTLPFAFLLCCALVMLGAAWVACKPRKLEDVW, encoded by the coding sequence ATGCCCACGTCTTCCTCCGCCTCGCCGTCGCTGCTGCACGGCCGGGCCCTCGCCTTCGTGGCGATCCTTCTCGCTGCGGTCAACCTGCGTACCGCGGTCACCTCGGTCACCCCGCTGCTGGACGTGCTGGGCCAGCAGTTCGGCTTCGGCACCACCATGACCGGTGTACTGGGCATGCTGCCGACCGCCTCGTTCGCCCTGTTCGGCGTGCTTACCCCGGCCATCGCACGGCGCCTGGGGCTGGAACGCACCACGCTGCTGGCCATGGGGCTGGCCGCGCTGGGCCTGCTGCTGCGCTCGGCGTCGGTCGGCGTGGGCAGCCTGCTGTTCGGATCGGTGGTCGCCCTGGCCGGCATGGGCATCGGCAACGTGGTCGTGCCCCCGCTGGTGAAGCGTTACTTCGCCAACCGGGTCGGCACGCTCAGTACCTTCTACATCAGCGTGCTGCAGCTGGGCACCATGACCCCGGCACTGCTGGCGGTGCCCCTGGCCAACAGCGCCGGCTGGCGCGTATCGCTGGGGGTGTGGGCGCTGCTGGCGCTGGCCGCCGCCCTGCCTTGGCTGCTGCTGGCGCTGCGCGCGCCACGCCCGGAAGCGGCCACCGCCGCCACCGATCCATCACTGGCACCGCACGGCAAGGTCTGGCGCACCTCACTGGGCTGGGGCATGACGCTGATGTTCGGCATGACCTCGCTGATGACCTATTCGATGTTCACCTGGCTGCCCCGCATCGTGGTCGAAGCGGGTGGCTCGCCGGCCTTCGGCGGCGTGATGGTGGCGGTGTTCTCGGCGCTGGGCCTGTTGCCATCGCTGCTGATTCCTTCACTGGCGGTACGCCTGCAGAATCCGTTCCCGCTGGTGCTGATCGGCTTCTGTGCCTTCCTGGTGGCCTTTGCCGGCCTGCATTGGGCGCCGATGGCCGCACCGCTGCTGTGGGCCTGCCTGCTCGGCGTCGGCCCGTCCACCTTCCCACTGGCACTGACCCTGATCAACCTGCGCACGCGCACGCCGACCGGCTCGGCAGCGCTGTCCGGCTTCATGCAGGGGGTGGGCTATGCCCTGAGCTGCCTGGGCCCCTTCCTGGTCGGCTGGCTGCACACGGTCAGCGCTGGCTGGACCCTGCCCTTTGCCTTCCTGCTGTGCTGCGCCCTGGTGATGCTGGGCGCCGCCTGGGTGGCCTGCAAGCCACGCAAGCTCGAAGACGTCTGGTGA
- the pgaA gene encoding poly-beta-1,6 N-acetyl-D-glucosamine export porin PgaA, which translates to MAALRPLALGVGLVCTAMAASLQAAPPPVSTRADRLAEIGQYRDKAQWVDALAAIERAQRVEPNDDLLYKLQVLTLGDIGNASRAWQLYQARPDLFDADQKARLESDYLAKRINWSLAYGETEDTRLDEAAATLAEMDRLAARDGTTVAQAPLRVRLDRLILLNRLSRHAQVREEAQALQREGHALPDYVLAAVGDSMMATQHPEEAIPLLEAAAKHDPSRFETRSELAYAYLETEQAEKAISYLQAWQKDEPAWRWGGGKNPFANWARYEADVNLAMIRAYSGDLPTAQRELEALVDVGPGNGGLQTALGSVYQMRGWPRRALERHQMAYTLDPRDVAPRIGMQESYVQLQRDDLARPLHDDLLQRYPTQPAVQRMDREWRAHRGWQLQAMVEGGRSSGGGGTSPLGNDDLHYGMEVASPLLDDRWRAFAFFDRRSVTFQDQKIHPLWLGAGLRYRFDRLDAEAAVLRPNDSIGDTGLRGALGWQFNDHWHAGVTAARNDPEASMQARVAGITADSVALAVDYVRDERTHWRIGGSQFRYDDGNRRDTLNTAIEQRLLTRPRLLVDGLGSLYTSRGSRDDVPYFNPSRDRSVDIGIRVDQQLWRRYERHFRHRLTVSLGDYWQQGYGSSLIPTVAYRHEWQFGTGRILEYGVSWSRPVYDGRRERHIGFDAVLRWGE; encoded by the coding sequence ATGGCAGCACTTCGTCCGCTGGCGCTTGGCGTCGGCCTGGTCTGCACGGCGATGGCGGCATCGCTGCAGGCGGCACCGCCGCCGGTGTCCACACGCGCCGACCGCCTGGCCGAGATCGGCCAGTACCGCGACAAGGCGCAATGGGTCGACGCGCTGGCCGCGATCGAGCGCGCGCAACGTGTCGAACCCAACGATGACCTGCTGTACAAGCTGCAGGTCCTGACCCTGGGTGACATCGGCAACGCCAGCCGTGCCTGGCAGCTGTACCAGGCCCGCCCGGACCTTTTCGATGCCGACCAGAAGGCACGCCTGGAATCGGACTATCTGGCCAAGCGGATCAACTGGAGCCTGGCCTACGGGGAAACCGAAGACACCCGGCTGGACGAGGCCGCAGCCACCCTGGCGGAAATGGACCGGCTGGCCGCCCGTGACGGCACGACGGTCGCACAGGCGCCGCTGCGCGTCCGCCTGGACCGGCTGATCCTGCTCAACCGCCTGTCGCGCCACGCACAGGTGCGTGAGGAAGCACAGGCATTGCAGCGCGAGGGCCATGCCCTGCCCGACTACGTGCTGGCGGCAGTGGGCGATTCGATGATGGCCACCCAGCACCCGGAAGAGGCCATCCCGCTGCTGGAGGCCGCAGCGAAGCATGACCCCTCGCGCTTCGAGACACGCTCGGAACTGGCCTATGCCTATCTGGAAACCGAGCAGGCCGAGAAAGCGATCAGCTACCTGCAGGCCTGGCAGAAGGACGAACCGGCGTGGCGCTGGGGCGGTGGCAAGAACCCCTTCGCCAACTGGGCACGCTACGAAGCCGATGTGAACCTGGCGATGATCCGCGCCTACAGCGGCGACCTGCCCACCGCCCAGCGCGAACTGGAAGCGCTGGTGGACGTCGGCCCGGGCAACGGTGGCCTGCAGACGGCCCTGGGCAGCGTCTACCAGATGCGCGGCTGGCCGCGGCGGGCACTGGAACGCCACCAGATGGCCTACACCCTGGACCCGCGCGATGTGGCGCCACGCATCGGCATGCAGGAATCGTACGTGCAGCTGCAGCGTGACGACCTGGCCCGCCCGCTGCATGACGATCTGCTGCAGCGCTATCCCACCCAGCCGGCCGTGCAGCGCATGGACCGCGAATGGCGTGCGCACCGTGGCTGGCAGCTGCAGGCCATGGTCGAGGGCGGGCGCAGTTCCGGCGGTGGCGGCACCTCGCCGCTGGGCAATGATGACCTGCACTACGGCATGGAAGTGGCCTCGCCACTGCTGGATGACCGCTGGCGCGCGTTCGCCTTCTTCGACCGCCGCTCGGTCACCTTCCAGGACCAGAAGATCCACCCGCTGTGGCTCGGCGCGGGCCTGCGCTACCGCTTCGACCGCCTCGATGCCGAAGCGGCCGTGCTGCGCCCCAATGACAGCATCGGCGATACCGGCCTGCGCGGTGCGCTCGGCTGGCAGTTCAACGATCACTGGCACGCCGGCGTGACCGCCGCGCGCAATGACCCGGAAGCCTCGATGCAGGCCCGCGTGGCCGGCATCACCGCCGACAGCGTGGCACTGGCGGTGGACTATGTCCGCGATGAACGCACGCATTGGCGCATCGGCGGCAGCCAGTTCCGCTACGACGATGGCAACCGCCGCGACACGCTCAACACCGCCATCGAGCAGCGCCTGCTGACCCGCCCGCGGCTGCTGGTCGATGGGCTGGGCAGCCTCTACACCAGCCGTGGCAGCCGCGATGACGTGCCCTACTTCAATCCCTCGCGCGACCGTTCGGTGGACATCGGCATCCGCGTGGACCAGCAGCTGTGGCGGCGCTACGAGCGGCACTTCCGCCATCGCCTGACCGTCTCCCTGGGCGACTACTGGCAGCAGGGCTATGGCAGTTCGCTGATCCCCACGGTGGCCTACCGCCACGAATGGCAGTTCGGCACCGGGCGGATCCTGGAATACGGCGTCAGCTGGTCACGGCCGGTCTACGACGGCCGACGCGAACGTCACATCGGCTTCGATGCCGTGCTGCGCTGGGGGGAATGA
- the pgaB gene encoding poly-beta-1,6-N-acetyl-D-glucosamine N-deacetylase PgaB, with amino-acid sequence MLRCLMTSLLLGLLALAVPAMAARPATELDATDNGLLILSYHDVRDDVREKSDADAYAVSTQNFAAHLDWLSTHGYHPVSLSQLVKASRGEASLPPRPVLLTFDDGLRSVYTRVFPLLQAYNYPALVAVITDYVDMAPGRTIDYGYRPFGHDDFLTWDQLREMQRSGLIELASHTDNLHHGVQSNPQGNQTPAVITRIYDPASQHYETDQAYEKRLRDDLGRSVQRIQKELGVRPQAIVWPYAAYNQLSNDIAEQLGMPVSFDLEGRSTPVSRDLHGLARLLVTGNPNVTSLAFELRRDVSLDGTRALQIDLDAVYDADPAQQARNLDRLIERVKRVGPTHVYLQAFADPDGNNTADALYFPNRHLPMRADLFNRVAWQLKTRAGVKVFAWLPVLGYELPDPAQRDALGIASPEHDGMYRLDFTRPQARQIIKDIYEDLAINSYFEGLLFHDDAYVRDTELAQLPQEGADGGRTRALIDFTLELRDTAQRWRPKLGTVRNLYAQPVLEPQSAAWFAQRLDLFNQAYDRTALMAMPWMEGSRRPERWLDRLVAAVRQHDPALEHTMFELQTVDWRTQTPIDGQRLRAQVRRLQAQGVRHFAWYPDDFIADKPSTADARAAMSARNFPYPEK; translated from the coding sequence ATGCTTCGCTGCCTGATGACCTCCCTGCTGCTGGGCCTGCTGGCCCTGGCAGTTCCCGCGATGGCCGCCCGGCCGGCCACCGAACTGGATGCCACCGACAACGGCCTGCTGATACTCAGCTACCACGACGTGCGCGATGACGTGCGCGAGAAATCCGACGCCGACGCCTACGCGGTGAGCACGCAGAATTTCGCGGCGCACCTGGACTGGCTGTCCACGCATGGCTACCACCCGGTGTCCCTGTCGCAGCTGGTCAAGGCATCGCGCGGTGAAGCCAGCCTGCCGCCACGGCCGGTGCTGCTGACCTTCGATGACGGCCTGCGCAGCGTCTACACCCGCGTGTTCCCACTGCTGCAGGCCTACAACTACCCTGCGCTGGTGGCGGTGATCACCGACTATGTCGACATGGCACCGGGGCGCACCATCGACTATGGCTACCGCCCGTTCGGCCACGATGACTTCCTGACCTGGGACCAGCTGCGGGAGATGCAGCGCAGCGGCCTGATCGAGCTGGCCAGCCATACCGACAACCTGCACCACGGCGTGCAGTCCAACCCGCAGGGCAACCAGACACCGGCGGTGATCACCCGCATCTACGACCCGGCCAGCCAGCACTATGAAACCGACCAGGCCTATGAAAAACGCCTGCGCGACGACCTTGGCCGCAGCGTGCAGCGCATCCAGAAGGAACTGGGCGTGCGCCCGCAGGCGATCGTATGGCCCTACGCGGCCTACAACCAGCTGAGCAACGACATCGCCGAGCAGCTGGGCATGCCGGTGTCGTTCGACCTGGAAGGCCGCAGCACGCCGGTCAGCCGTGATCTGCATGGGCTGGCGCGCCTGCTGGTGACCGGCAATCCCAACGTCACCTCGCTGGCGTTCGAACTGCGCCGCGATGTCAGCCTGGACGGCACCCGCGCGCTGCAGATCGATCTGGATGCGGTGTACGACGCCGACCCGGCGCAGCAGGCCCGCAACCTGGACAGGCTGATCGAGCGGGTCAAGCGGGTCGGCCCGACCCACGTCTACCTGCAGGCCTTCGCCGACCCGGACGGCAACAACACCGCCGATGCGCTGTACTTCCCCAACCGGCACCTGCCGATGCGCGCGGACCTGTTCAACCGCGTGGCGTGGCAGCTGAAGACCCGTGCCGGGGTGAAGGTGTTCGCCTGGCTGCCGGTGCTGGGCTATGAGCTGCCCGACCCCGCCCAGCGTGACGCGCTGGGCATTGCCAGCCCCGAGCACGATGGCATGTACCGGCTGGATTTCACCCGGCCGCAGGCCCGGCAGATCATCAAGGACATCTACGAAGACCTGGCCATCAATTCCTATTTTGAAGGCCTGCTGTTCCACGACGATGCCTATGTGCGTGACACCGAACTGGCGCAGCTGCCGCAGGAAGGCGCCGATGGCGGCCGCACCCGTGCGCTGATCGATTTCACCCTGGAACTGCGCGACACCGCCCAGCGCTGGCGGCCCAAGCTGGGCACCGTGCGCAACCTGTACGCGCAGCCGGTGCTGGAACCGCAGAGTGCGGCGTGGTTCGCCCAGCGCCTGGACCTGTTCAACCAGGCCTACGACCGCACCGCGCTGATGGCGATGCCGTGGATGGAAGGCAGCCGCCGCCCCGAGCGCTGGCTGGACCGCCTGGTCGCTGCCGTGCGCCAGCACGACCCGGCGCTGGAACATACGATGTTCGAGCTGCAGACCGTCGACTGGCGCACGCAGACGCCGATCGACGGTCAGCGCCTGCGCGCGCAGGTGCGCCGGCTGCAGGCGCAGGGCGTGCGCCATTTCGCGTGGTACCCGGACGATTTCATCGCCGACAAGCCGTCGACCGCGGATGCCCGTGCGGCGATGTCCGCGCGCAACTTCCCGTACCCGGAGAAGTGA
- the pgaC gene encoding poly-beta-1,6-N-acetyl-D-glucosamine synthase, which translates to MDMSPWLYALFQFAFFYPMVMAFFWMSGGLYYFFRRERRSRPRNDPPPMAEYPFASLLIPCHNESENLDDTLGAALAQRYPDFEVIAINDGSRDDTGARLDALAAIHPRLRVVHLDRNLGKANALRMGALAARSEYLVCIDGDAMLEEFAMHWMVWHLTSGPRVGAVTGNPRIRNRSTLLGRLQVAEFSSIIGMIKRAQRVYGRIFTVSGVIAAFRRTALHRIGYWADDMVTEDIDISWRLQLDHWDIRYEPNALCFILMPETLKGLWRQRLRWAQGGVEVLLRHGASLFSWRKRRMWGVLLEYILSVMWAYTMLLIIVLWALGKFVTLPAPLYIDTLLPQWHGVILALVCLLQFASSLIIDRRYETHIGRNYFWVIWYPMAYWLISLFTTLVALPKTLFKRRGKRATWVSPDRGIR; encoded by the coding sequence ATGGACATGAGCCCCTGGCTGTATGCCCTGTTCCAGTTCGCCTTCTTCTACCCCATGGTGATGGCGTTCTTCTGGATGTCCGGCGGCCTGTACTACTTCTTCCGTCGCGAACGCAGATCACGTCCGCGCAACGATCCGCCACCGATGGCCGAGTATCCCTTCGCCAGCCTGCTGATTCCCTGCCACAACGAATCGGAGAACCTGGACGACACCCTCGGTGCGGCCCTGGCCCAGCGCTACCCGGATTTCGAGGTCATCGCGATCAATGATGGCAGCCGCGACGATACCGGCGCGCGCCTGGATGCCCTGGCGGCGATCCACCCGCGGCTGCGCGTGGTGCACCTGGACCGCAACCTGGGCAAGGCCAACGCATTGCGCATGGGCGCCCTGGCTGCACGGTCGGAGTACCTGGTGTGCATCGATGGCGATGCGATGCTGGAAGAGTTCGCGATGCACTGGATGGTCTGGCACCTGACCAGCGGCCCACGGGTCGGTGCGGTCACCGGCAACCCGCGCATCCGCAACCGCTCCACCCTGCTGGGCCGCCTGCAGGTGGCCGAGTTCTCCTCGATCATCGGCATGATCAAGCGCGCCCAGCGCGTCTACGGCCGCATCTTCACCGTGTCCGGGGTGATCGCCGCCTTCCGGCGGACCGCCCTGCACCGCATCGGCTACTGGGCCGATGACATGGTGACCGAGGACATCGACATCAGCTGGCGCCTGCAGCTGGATCATTGGGACATCCGCTACGAGCCCAACGCGCTGTGCTTCATCCTGATGCCGGAAACGCTGAAAGGCCTGTGGCGGCAGCGCCTGCGCTGGGCCCAAGGGGGCGTGGAAGTGCTGCTGCGCCATGGCGCATCGCTGTTCAGCTGGCGCAAGCGGCGCATGTGGGGCGTGCTGCTGGAATACATCCTGAGCGTGATGTGGGCCTACACCATGCTGCTCATCATCGTGCTGTGGGCGCTGGGCAAATTCGTCACCCTGCCCGCCCCGCTGTACATCGATACGCTGCTGCCGCAGTGGCATGGCGTGATCCTGGCACTGGTGTGCCTGCTGCAGTTCGCCAGCAGCCTGATCATTGATCGTCGTTACGAAACGCACATTGGACGCAACTACTTCTGGGTCATCTGGTACCCGATGGCGTACTGGTTGATCAGCCTGTTCACCACCCTGGTGGCCTTGCCGAAGACGCTGTTCAAGCGCCGCGGCAAGCGCGCCACCTGGGTCAGCCCGGACCGGGGGATACGATGA
- the pgaD gene encoding poly-beta-1,6-N-acetyl-D-glucosamine biosynthesis protein PgaD codes for MNATRQTTAKKPSNRFDSRLIQKPRQQPRLQRTAWGFVTLAFWGFYFYLWAPLVTLISWMLGGHMAWLQLYEHKQKLDPFLVIALPLILLCCAVALIAWAEYNRMRFAGKERRCPRVDATREEIAQRLGASPVLAEQLFGAKAVTLHMDENARPVGLTAQPLL; via the coding sequence ATGAACGCGACCCGACAGACCACCGCGAAGAAGCCGTCCAACCGTTTCGATTCGCGCCTGATCCAGAAACCGCGCCAGCAGCCGCGCCTGCAGCGCACGGCCTGGGGCTTTGTCACCCTGGCCTTCTGGGGGTTCTACTTCTACCTGTGGGCGCCGCTGGTCACCCTGATTTCCTGGATGCTGGGCGGGCACATGGCCTGGCTGCAGCTGTACGAACACAAGCAGAAGCTCGATCCGTTCCTGGTCATTGCCCTGCCGTTGATCCTGCTGTGCTGCGCGGTGGCGCTGATCGCCTGGGCCGAGTACAACCGCATGCGCTTTGCCGGCAAGGAACGGCGCTGCCCGCGGGTGGATGCGACCCGTGAGGAGATCGCGCAGCGGCTGGGGGCCAGCCCGGTGCTGGCCGAGCAGCTGTTCGGTGCCAAGGCGGTGACGTTGCACATGGATGAGAACGCACGGCCGGTGGGGCTGACCGCACAGCCGTTGCTGTAG